One Chionomys nivalis chromosome 4, mChiNiv1.1, whole genome shotgun sequence genomic region harbors:
- the Insyn1 gene encoding inhibitory synaptic factor 1 produces the protein MNIRGAPDLGQPSDNPNSGGERERIRQRMKMVIGQLEGILKELKEVAKELREVVSQIDKLTSDFDFELEPDDWTTATVSSTSSSDKAGVGGPFDMGHLDFTTADILSDSWEFCSFLDVSTPSDSVDGPEAPRPGAGPDYQLMNGGLPIPNGPRVETPDSSSEEAFSAGPAKGQGPQRTPGTRERVRFSDKVLYHALCCDDEEGDGEEEVEEEAGLTPELPHVEPHTGPLKPSPAPQKTRRSPLTTRRLGPTLAPEQTRRVTRNSSTQTVSDKSTQTVLPYTATKQKTKGKN, from the exons ATGAACATTCGGGGTGCCCCAGACCTCGGGCAGCCCAGTGACAACCCCAAcagtggtggagagagagagcgGATTCGACAGCGCATGAAGATGGTCATCGGGCAACTTGAAGGCATCCTGAAGGAACTCAAAGAAGTGGCTAAGGAGCTGAGGGAG GTGGTGAGTCAGATCGACAAGCTCACCTCTGACTTTGACTTTGAACTGGAGCCAGACGACTGGACCACGGCCACTGTGAGCAGCACCTCCAGCAGTGACAAGGCGGGGGTGGGCGGCCCCTTTGACATGGGCCACCTGGACTTCACGACAGCCGATATCCTCTCAGACAGCTGGGAGTTCTGTTCTTTCCTGGACGTCTCCACCCCGTCCGACTCCGTGGATGGCCCTGAGGCACCACGGCCAGGGGCAGGCCCTGACTACCAGCTCATGAATGGTGGTTTGCCCATCCCCAACGGGCCACGAGTGGAGACGCCAGATTCCTCCAGCGAAGAGGCCTTCAGTGCTGGCCCTGCCAAGGGTCAGGGACCCCAGCGGACCCCAGGGACGAGGGAAAGGGTGCGGTTCAGTGACAAAGTGCTCTACCACGCTCTGTGCTGTGATGATGAAGAGGGcgatggggaggaggaggtagaggaggaggCAGGCCTGACCCCAGAGCTGCCCCATGTGGAGCCACACACAGGCCCCCTCAAGCCctccccagccccccaaaaaaccaGGCGCTCTCCGTTGACTACCCGACGCTTGGGCCCCACGTTGGCTCCAGAACAGACCCGGAGGGTCACAAGGAACAGCAGCACCCAGACAGTATCAGACAAGAGCACGCAGACAGTGCTGCCCTATACGGCCACCAAACAGAAAACCAAGGGCAAGAactag